AGAAAGTCGGATGGCGAACCCGGCACACAGACCACCTGGCGCGGCCTGCAGCGCCTCGACGAACTCACCCACGTCTACCGGACCCTCTCCAACCAGCGCGCCCCTCCCGATGTCCAGCGGACTTGTGGGTAATGCTCAGCCCTCTGGGAGAGGGCCGGGGTGAGGGCGCTTTTCGTGGCGTTCGCTGCCAATCAACGAAAAGCGTTCCCTCATCCCGTCTTCGCCCAACTTGAACTGACATTGAATCAGTCCTCGCTGGGGCCCCGCAGTTCCCGGACTTGCGGCTGTGCCGGGATGCCGCCAAAACGCGCATCCCAGTCATCGAGCTGCTCGCGCAGGCGCCAGTCCTGCCACAGCACATAAGGCTCGACCGCCAGCGCCTGCCCGACCTCGCTCTGCGAGAAGCGCAGATCGGTGGCGACACGCAGATGCCCGTCGATCCATTCGCCACGCCCGTTCTTCACCTGCCGCATGCGTGGGTACCGCTGCTGCAGATGGCGCAGGCAGGCCCGTGGATCGTCGGGAGTGAACTGGGCTTCGTAGAGCCGGTCGTTGAAGAACAACAGACTCAGATGCCCTTCGCTGCCGCAGGCCTGAAAATCCGGCGCCTTGAGGATCGTCGACGTCCGATTCGGATAGTCGGGATTGAGCGGCCAATCGCGTTGCGAAGCATGCCTGGCATGCCCCGACTGACCGATGCGCGTCGTCACCGACTCCACGCTCGCATAGCTTTTGAAGTCGCCAAGCAGCGCCACCGGGTCGGCTTCGCGTGCCGAAAATTCCTCCGTTTCCGGATGTCCACGCCCGCCGTGCATCCACAGATAGGTGCCGAACGCGAAGATCGCGATCACCGCCAGCAATGCCAGCGCTGCCAGGATTTTCTGTACGAGTCGCTCTGCGGGCTTCATGGCCGGAGACGGTGTGCTAATGGAGCAATGTACCGCAGCCGCCTGAACTGAGCCGCAAGTGCCGGTCGTGCGAGCCCCTCTAGGCCGAAGCCAGTCCTCTGATGAAAATCACCAAGGGCTAAGGTTCGTATACGGAACATATAGTTACCTATGCTATGAGTCTTTCGTTGGGATATGGCATCGTTGAGCAGTGCGGCGCGTGGCAAATCTCGGTCCGCCTCGGTTTACCCGTATTTGCCCACTGGCGGTTCCGACAACTCGTCTCGCAGCCAGTGCTCGAAGGCCTTGACTGCCGGTCGCTCCAGCGATTCCGGCAGGCCGACGATGTAGTAGGCCAGGTCGGTGGCGATGCGCAGCTCGAAAGGCTCCACCAGAATGCCGGCAGCTAGGTCGTCGGCGACGATCACACTCTGGCCCAGGATCACGCCGTGGCCTGCGGCCGCTGCCTGCGCCAGTAGCGCCGAGTCACTGTACTGCGCGCCCTCGGCCTTCATGTCGTCCAAGTTCGCCTCCCGCAGCCAGCGCGGCCAGTCATCGGTCATCAGCCGCAGCAGACTGCGCGGACGCAGGTCGGCCGGCCGGCGCAGCGTCGGCGGCCCTTGGCGAACGGCCGGGCTGCACACCGGGAACAGTGAGGTTTCCGTCAGCAGACGTGCCTCCAACCCGTGCCAGCGGCCGGTGCCGTAGCGCACGCCGACGTCGATATCCTGCTGAGAGAAGTCCGCCAGCGTGTTGGAGGTGGACAGCCTCACATCGAGTTCCGGATGCAGTTCCATGAAGCGGATCAGTCGCGGCATCAGCCAGCGCGCGGCAAACGAGGGCGTGGTGGCGATGGTGAGCCGGCCACCCGCATCCGGCCGCCGCCGCATGTGCTCGGTCACTTGCGCCAGCTGATCGAGCAGCCCGCCCAAGCTGTGGGCGTAGCCGCCGCCGGCGACGGTCAGCTCCACTCCGCGGGGGCGGCGCGCAAACAACCGCAGGCCGAGATAGTCCTCGAGGTTGCGTACCTGCTGGCTCACCGCCGCGGCGGTGATGTGCAGCTCCTCGGCGGCGCGCGCGAAGCTCGCATGCCGCGCCGCGGCCTCGAAGGCCCGCAGCGCACCCAATGGTGGAAGACGGCGGCTCATGGGGCGACAAGGGCAAGCTGAACTTGGTCTAGGGAAAGAACTTCTCGTTTGCTCCCACAGGGAACTGGTCCAAAAATGGGCCATGCAAGACCAACTCTACCTAATGGTGGCGGCAGATGCGAGCCCGCCTCCCGCACAACGGAGCCGACAATGGAAACCCTGCCCATAGGACAAACCGGCCTGAACGCCTCACGCATCGCCCTCGGCAGCTGGGCGATCGGCGGCTGGATGTGGGGCGGCAGCGAGGAGTCCGAGGCCATCGCCGCGGTCCACGCCGCGCTCGACCACGGCATCAACCTGATCGACACCGCGCCGGTCTACGGCTTCGGCTACTCTGAGGAGATCATCGGCAAGGCGCTGGCCGGCCGCCGCGAGCGCGCGCTGATCGCGACCAAGGTTGGCCTGGATTGGCGCGACGGTAAGGCGATGCGCAATTCCACGCCGCAGCGCCTGCGCCAAGAGCTGGGG
This DNA window, taken from Gammaproteobacteria bacterium, encodes the following:
- the gcvA gene encoding transcriptional regulator GcvA yields the protein MSRRLPPLGALRAFEAAARHASFARAAEELHITAAAVSQQVRNLEDYLGLRLFARRPRGVELTVAGGGYAHSLGGLLDQLAQVTEHMRRRPDAGGRLTIATTPSFAARWLMPRLIRFMELHPELDVRLSTSNTLADFSQQDIDVGVRYGTGRWHGLEARLLTETSLFPVCSPAVRQGPPTLRRPADLRPRSLLRLMTDDWPRWLREANLDDMKAEGAQYSDSALLAQAAAAGHGVILGQSVIVADDLAAGILVEPFELRIATDLAYYIVGLPESLERPAVKAFEHWLRDELSEPPVGKYG